Proteins encoded in a region of the Mesotoga sp. BH458_6_3_2_1 genome:
- a CDS encoding DUF1292 domain-containing protein yields MEERKELEMHDCDECNDPNCEHNHGEEAEFDSFTVTDEDGSEHHFNVIAEFENEGKLYWVVEEFFEDEEDISEEDEEDSSDEDEEEGYIVFRVEHGEDENPFLYSVEDEEFEDVSKAWSKLVEEILTEEDVEEE; encoded by the coding sequence ATGGAAGAAAGAAAAGAACTTGAAATGCATGACTGTGACGAATGCAACGATCCAAACTGTGAACACAATCACGGAGAAGAGGCTGAATTCGACAGTTTTACAGTTACCGACGAAGACGGATCAGAGCATCACTTCAACGTCATCGCCGAATTTGAGAACGAAGGCAAACTCTACTGGGTTGTCGAAGAGTTTTTCGAAGACGAAGAGGATATCTCTGAAGAAGACGAAGAAGATTCTTCTGATGAAGACGAAGAGGAAGGCTACATCGTATTCAGAGTTGAACATGGCGAGGATGAAAATCCCTTCCTCTATTCAGTTGAAGATGAGGAGTTTGAAGATGTTAGTAAGGCCTGGAGCAAACTCGTAGAAGAGATTTTGACAGAGGAAGATGTTGAAGAAGAATAG
- a CDS encoding class I SAM-dependent methyltransferase: MKENFQHYYTDQTEPPQVIKAATLILKNGHSYSFKSPEGVFAFGKIDRASMLLIENCLLEGQESLLDLGCGYGPVGITLKREYPDLKLFMSDVNTRAVTFSKINARDQNVEADIRKGELYSPWDGMAFDSILSNPPIAAGKAVWQRLITEAPKMLTGNGTLQIVAYHNKGGSRLEGIMKETFGNVITRTKSGGIRVYVSRKV, encoded by the coding sequence ATGAAAGAGAACTTCCAGCACTACTACACTGATCAGACCGAGCCACCGCAGGTTATTAAAGCGGCAACACTTATACTAAAGAACGGTCACTCTTACTCATTCAAGAGTCCAGAAGGCGTATTCGCCTTTGGAAAAATCGACAGAGCCTCTATGCTTCTCATAGAGAATTGCCTTCTAGAGGGTCAGGAGAGCTTGCTTGATCTCGGTTGCGGCTACGGGCCAGTCGGTATTACTTTGAAGCGAGAATACCCTGATCTAAAGCTTTTCATGAGTGATGTAAACACAAGAGCCGTTACTTTCTCAAAGATCAACGCAAGAGACCAGAATGTTGAAGCAGATATCCGCAAAGGCGAGCTTTACTCTCCATGGGATGGTATGGCGTTCGATTCGATTCTCTCGAATCCACCTATTGCGGCAGGAAAGGCAGTATGGCAGAGACTGATTACAGAGGCTCCGAAAATGTTGACTGGGAACGGGACACTTCAGATAGTCGCCTACCATAACAAGGGCGGATCACGGCTCGAAGGAATTATGAAAGAGACTTTCGGAAATGTTATTACGAGAACAAAGTCCGGCGGTATAAGGGTCTATGTCTCCAGAAAAGTCTGA
- a CDS encoding SH3 domain-containing protein: MKKTFERYTVCPENVSKEMQRSDFWCEKMTDPDDEWLSEDEIDAFNGSVISRAEAAGHTAYANKLENFPSRLEFDEVRAMINDSFPEYFMKTPLLNNEGEDVPSGIRGDIVDNATAILNQDMALKFGIVTRRTHLRALPTDFISCDEFIDNDRLQLTSVSLGTPFAVLARSRDTSWLFVQTPGYRGWLKTSDSAVTESRHSVQNFYRSSDFLLATGSRVEIEPDPFELNSSGLFLQMGDRLPLEDPEESENLHAQGPFGCFTVKVPVRERLGSLGFRKGLVRMSEDVRIGNMTLTGREIVNQAFKMLGERYGWGGLFNRRDCSRFVQDIFASFGLVLPRDAWAQETLGSKDRIRFEGDLEERKVQLRSLKPGNPLYMPGHTLIYLGQDKGRFFAIHDGAGYKDSKGKKISVHGVFVMDLSVRTMNSDKSYLEQLTSALKIDKG; the protein is encoded by the coding sequence ATGAAGAAGACTTTTGAGCGGTACACGGTCTGTCCCGAAAATGTTTCAAAAGAGATGCAGCGATCGGACTTCTGGTGCGAGAAGATGACTGATCCAGATGATGAGTGGCTTAGTGAGGACGAGATAGACGCTTTCAACGGATCGGTTATTTCACGCGCTGAAGCAGCTGGTCACACGGCATATGCGAACAAGCTCGAAAACTTCCCCTCGAGGCTCGAATTCGATGAAGTAAGAGCGATGATCAACGATTCATTTCCCGAGTACTTTATGAAAACTCCTCTTTTGAACAATGAAGGAGAGGATGTCCCTTCGGGAATTCGTGGAGATATCGTCGACAATGCCACTGCCATCCTTAATCAGGATATGGCTCTGAAGTTCGGCATCGTGACTCGGAGGACTCATCTGAGGGCGCTGCCCACGGATTTCATTTCCTGTGATGAGTTTATCGACAATGATCGTCTCCAGTTGACTTCTGTAAGCCTCGGAACACCATTTGCTGTTCTTGCGCGTAGCAGGGACACTTCATGGCTCTTCGTTCAAACCCCAGGTTACAGGGGTTGGCTGAAGACAAGTGATTCTGCCGTTACGGAGAGCAGGCACTCTGTGCAGAACTTCTACCGCTCGAGTGACTTCCTCCTCGCAACCGGTAGCAGAGTGGAGATTGAGCCTGACCCCTTTGAACTGAATTCTTCGGGCTTGTTTCTGCAAATGGGAGACAGACTCCCTCTCGAGGATCCCGAAGAAAGCGAGAACCTCCATGCGCAAGGGCCATTTGGTTGTTTCACAGTAAAAGTGCCGGTAAGAGAGAGGTTGGGCTCGCTGGGTTTTCGAAAAGGCCTTGTGAGAATGAGCGAAGATGTAAGAATCGGGAACATGACGCTCACCGGCAGGGAGATAGTAAATCAAGCCTTCAAGATGCTGGGCGAGCGTTACGGCTGGGGAGGTCTCTTCAACAGGAGGGACTGTTCGAGATTCGTTCAGGATATCTTTGCCAGTTTTGGTCTCGTACTTCCCCGCGACGCTTGGGCCCAGGAAACGCTGGGATCGAAGGACAGAATTCGCTTCGAAGGCGATTTGGAGGAAAGGAAGGTTCAGTTGCGGTCGCTCAAACCAGGAAATCCCCTGTATATGCCGGGCCATACGCTGATCTATCTCGGCCAGGACAAAGGGAGATTCTTCGCCATTCATGATGGGGCCGGCTACAAAGATTCGAAGGGAAAGAAGATCTCAGTCCACGGAGTTTTCGTCATGGATCTATCTGTCCGAACAATGAACAGTGATAAGAGCTATCTGGAACAGCTTACTTCCGCACTTAAGATAGATAAGGGTTAG
- a CDS encoding energy-coupling factor ABC transporter ATP-binding protein, which produces MLNISVKAGGTSILEDFSLDVSKGERLALLGRNGSGKTTLLNTISGLKKPFSGRVSLEGQIGVVFQNPDSALFGSTIEENLAFPLQSLSLARSEIVERIKLFISRFDLTGIRGRDILTLSGGQRQLVSLAAALISEPDLLLLDEPLSMIDRHDREVMLATLSEIVRPETSVIFATNRFSEVQDFERFVLIGRGRKLFDGNSKELKESPSVFVEAEMTIPFEIAVSC; this is translated from the coding sequence TTGCTTAACATAAGTGTCAAAGCAGGAGGCACTTCGATACTCGAGGACTTCTCTCTCGATGTCTCGAAAGGCGAACGATTGGCTCTGCTGGGAAGAAACGGTTCTGGAAAGACAACGCTTCTCAATACCATATCCGGTCTTAAGAAGCCCTTCTCAGGGAGGGTATCTCTCGAAGGCCAAATAGGAGTAGTTTTCCAGAATCCCGATTCGGCGCTTTTCGGCTCTACGATTGAGGAGAATCTTGCCTTTCCTCTCCAGTCTTTATCGCTTGCCAGAAGTGAGATTGTGGAGCGCATTAAGCTCTTCATTTCGAGATTCGATCTTACTGGAATCAGGGGTAGAGATATTCTCACTCTTTCGGGAGGCCAACGCCAGCTCGTTTCTCTTGCAGCCGCTCTTATTTCAGAACCTGATCTTCTTTTGCTGGATGAGCCTCTTTCTATGATCGATAGACACGATCGAGAAGTCATGCTTGCCACATTGTCAGAGATTGTGAGACCGGAAACCTCAGTGATTTTTGCAACCAACAGATTCTCCGAAGTTCAAGACTTCGAGAGATTCGTTTTGATCGGCAGAGGGCGTAAGCTGTTTGATGGAAACTCTAAAGAACTCAAAGAATCGCCTTCTGTTTTCGTTGAAGCGGAAATGACTATTCCATTCGAGATTGCAGTATCATGCTGA
- a CDS encoding carbohydrate ABC transporter permease, translating into MKAKTKTNIKKAISLAILALLASLAFIPLYWMVATSFTQPSLTMKFPPDIIPKNPTLQNFKDLFERKIIFRWTLNSFIVAGTVTLAQIFVCAMAGYALAKKKFPGSKAIFSIYIASMMIPTQVTLVPLYILISKLGMVDTYQALILPAIAAPFGVFLMRQFMVSVPTEIIEAARIDGASEFRTFAKIIVPISKPAMAVLGIFTFMGQWNSFLWPLIVTNTSEMRTLQAGLSLLQEQVPMQYSYLMASATYSAIPMIIVFLAFQKYFLKGITVGAIK; encoded by the coding sequence GTGAAAGCGAAAACTAAGACAAATATAAAAAAGGCAATTTCGCTTGCTATTCTGGCTCTGCTCGCATCACTCGCCTTTATCCCGCTTTACTGGATGGTTGCCACCTCTTTTACGCAACCTTCATTGACTATGAAGTTTCCGCCGGACATCATCCCGAAGAATCCTACACTTCAGAACTTCAAGGACCTCTTCGAGAGAAAGATAATTTTCAGATGGACTCTGAACAGCTTTATAGTTGCAGGGACCGTAACTCTAGCGCAGATCTTTGTTTGCGCCATGGCAGGTTATGCTCTGGCGAAGAAGAAATTCCCCGGAAGCAAAGCGATCTTCTCTATATACATCGCATCAATGATGATCCCTACCCAGGTAACTCTTGTGCCTCTGTATATCCTGATCTCGAAGCTGGGTATGGTGGACACTTATCAGGCACTGATCTTGCCCGCTATTGCTGCTCCCTTCGGAGTATTCCTGATGAGGCAGTTCATGGTATCCGTTCCGACAGAGATTATTGAGGCCGCCAGAATAGATGGTGCGAGTGAATTCAGAACCTTCGCGAAGATTATTGTTCCAATTTCGAAACCGGCTATGGCCGTCCTCGGAATATTCACGTTCATGGGACAGTGGAACAGCTTCCTCTGGCCACTGATTGTCACAAACACTTCGGAGATGAGAACGCTTCAGGCAGGACTCTCGCTTCTTCAGGAACAGGTGCCGATGCAGTACTCTTATCTAATGGCAAGTGCTACGTACTCGGCTATTCCGATGATCATTGTCTTTCTTGCCTTCCAGAAGTACTTCCTGAAAGGTATTACAGTCGGAGCAATCAAATGA
- a CDS encoding 5'-methylthioadenosine/S-adenosylhomocysteine nucleosidase — MILALGVFLPEVKPVMDNMLVLESGEILGRHYCRGVIGNNEVIACGGFVGKVETSMITQKMIDLFNPRLSVLTSGAAAIDESLEIGDIVVGTEFEEYDTIFPLSEGKMVMKSPDTLLMRFLRVYFKAGKFGKILSGDGVIANSSLRDNIHSSYGGIALDMDSAPFAKTTFENKKNYLVLKTILDRADETSKRDFDRNFQRLAGRSAELLVETMKNHYIDRE; from the coding sequence ATGATTCTTGCGCTCGGCGTCTTTCTTCCAGAAGTGAAACCTGTTATGGATAACATGCTTGTTCTAGAATCAGGGGAGATTTTGGGAAGGCATTACTGTAGAGGAGTAATAGGAAACAATGAAGTAATTGCCTGCGGTGGATTCGTGGGCAAAGTTGAGACCTCTATGATTACTCAGAAGATGATTGATCTTTTCAATCCAAGATTGTCGGTTCTAACCTCGGGTGCTGCGGCAATCGATGAATCGCTAGAGATAGGTGACATTGTAGTCGGAACAGAATTTGAGGAATACGACACGATCTTTCCACTGAGTGAAGGAAAGATGGTAATGAAATCGCCAGATACTCTTCTAATGCGATTCCTCAGGGTATACTTCAAAGCCGGAAAGTTCGGCAAGATCCTTTCGGGCGACGGCGTGATAGCAAACTCCTCACTTAGAGACAACATTCACTCTTCCTACGGAGGTATTGCTCTCGACATGGATTCTGCACCTTTTGCAAAAACAACCTTTGAGAACAAGAAAAATTATCTTGTGCTCAAAACGATTCTTGACAGGGCCGACGAGACCTCCAAAAGAGACTTCGACAGAAACTTTCAGAGACTCGCCGGGAGATCGGCCGAGTTACTCGTCGAGACAATGAAGAATCACTACATAGACAGGGAGTGA
- a CDS encoding histidine triad nucleotide-binding protein: MDCIFCKIASGEIKSSFVGENDWFVAFDDINPVAPTHVLVIPREHVKSLEELTAFDDEVLKSLFDLVDEIVRSKGIKDSGFRLIVNQGSDSGQEVEHLHFHILGGRKLGRLG, from the coding sequence GTGGACTGCATTTTCTGTAAGATAGCCAGTGGAGAAATCAAGAGCAGTTTTGTGGGAGAGAACGACTGGTTTGTCGCCTTTGACGACATAAATCCTGTAGCACCAACCCATGTTCTTGTAATTCCAAGGGAGCATGTAAAGAGTCTCGAAGAATTGACCGCTTTCGATGATGAAGTGTTGAAGAGTCTATTCGATCTCGTTGACGAGATAGTCCGGTCTAAGGGTATTAAGGATAGCGGATTTAGGCTTATCGTCAATCAAGGAAGCGATTCCGGCCAGGAAGTGGAGCACCTTCACTTCCACATACTTGGAGGAAGAAAGCTGGGAAGACTTGGATGA